A genomic window from Myotis daubentonii chromosome 4, mMyoDau2.1, whole genome shotgun sequence includes:
- the GZMK gene encoding granzyme K — MTASSLLFLVAAACLTPACSSEEVIGGREVAPHSRPFMASLQYHGEHVCGGVLIHPQWVLTSAHCHHRFARGQSSHVVLGAHSLSKDEASKQTFGVTKLIPFSGFTSDPESHDIMLVKLHAPAKLGKQVQLLQPRPRDDLRAGTKCRVTGWGATDPDVLSPSDALREVTVTVISRKLCNSPSYYNHRPVITKGLVCAGDAKGQRDSCQGDSGGPLVCGGAFSGLVSGGLKCGDAKKPGVYTLLTRKVQAWIQRKLPRPPAE, encoded by the exons ATGAcggcctcctccctgctcttcctGGTCGCCGCGGCTTGTCTGACGCCTGCGT GCTCCAGCGAGGAGGTCATCGGCGGGAGAGAAGTGGCCCCTCACTCCAGGCCGTTCATGGCCTCGCTGCAGTACCACGGGGAGCACGTGTGCGGGGGGGTCCTGATCCACCCGCAGTGGGTGCTGACCTCGGCCCACTGCCACCACCG GTTTGCCCGAGGCCAGTCTTCCCACGTGGTTCTGGGCGCCCACTCTCTCTCGAAGGATGAGGCCTCCAAGCAAACATTTGGGGTCACAAAGCTCATTCCGTTCTCAGGATTCACCTCGGACCCCGAGTCGCATGACATCATGCTGGTGAAG CTTCACGCACCCGCGAAGCTCGGCAAGCAGGTCCAGCTGCTCCAGCCGCGCCCCCGGGACGACCTCCGAGCGGGAACGAAATGCCGGGTCACCGGCTGGGGCGCCACCGACCCAGACGTGCTGAGCCCCTCGGACGCCCTGCGCGAAGTCACCGTGACCGTCATCAGCCGGAAGCTCTGCAACAGCCCGAGTTACTACAACCACCGGCCCGTCATCACGAAAGGCCTGGTGTGTGCCGGCGACGCCAAGGGCCAGAGGGACTCCTGCCAG GGCGATTCCGGGGGCCCCCTGGTCTGCGGGGGCGCCTTCTCCGGCCTGGTCTCTGGAGGCCTTAAGTGCGGCGACGCCAAGAAACCCGGGGTCTACACCCTCCTCACCCGGAAGGTCCAGGCCTGGATCCAACGCAAGCTCCCCCGCCCTCCTGCAGAATGA